The proteins below come from a single Esox lucius isolate fEsoLuc1 chromosome 7, fEsoLuc1.pri, whole genome shotgun sequence genomic window:
- the b4galt4 gene encoding beta-1,4-galactosyltransferase 4 isoform X1 translates to MGACTVISKFLRRCKFMILLLLSVSVLAWIATFASETVKAIQETPVSEKTADKNAEFLRGGDQYSLRSVSQVSSNPLSDTPPPKGSCPEKSPLLQGALNLTFEDSLTLKEVELENGRVAEGQYSPPDCLAQQKVAILIPHRNRERHLLYLLHHLHPFLQRQQLHYGIYVIHQAGEAKFNRAKLLNVGYLVALKDLDWDCFVFHDVDLVPENDHNLYSCGQQPRHLVVGRNVTGYKLRYKGYFGGVTALTKDQFHQVNGFSNNYWGWGGEDDDLRIRVELQHMKIIRPLPLVARYTMVFHQRDSGNEINKDRMRLLGQTSQVWRKDGLNSCSYTTLSVERPQLYINVTVDIGKPMH, encoded by the exons ATGGGTGCATGTACTGTGATTTCCAAGTTCTTGAGGAGGTGCAAGTTTATGATACTGTTGCTGCTGTCCGTCTCAGTTTTGGCTTGGATCGCCACTTTTGCGTCTGAAACCGTCAAAGCCATTCAGGAGACCCCTGTCTCAGAAAAGACGGCTGATAAAAATGCTGAGTTCCTGAGAGGAGGTGATCAATACTCCTTGAGATCAGTGAGTCAAGTCTCGTCCAATCCTCTCTCTGACACCCCACCCCCAAAAGGAAGCTGTCCAGAGAAGTCACCACTGCTTC AGGGAGCCCTGAATCTCACATTCGAGGACTCTCTAACGCTGAAGGAGGTGGAGCTTGAGAACGGCCGTGTGGCTGAGGGCCAGTACAGCCCTCCGGACTGCCTGGCCCAGCAGAAGGTGGCCATCCTCATCCCCCACCGTAACCGGGAGAGGCACCTCCTCTACCTCCTGCATCACCTGCACCCCTTCCTTCAGAGGCAACAGCTCCACTATGGCATCTATGTCATCCACCAG GCTGGAGAGGCAAAGTTCAACCGGGCCAAGCTTCTTAATGTGGGGTACTTGGTGGCACTCAAGGACTTGGATTGGGATTGCTTTGTTTTTCATGACGTGGATCTGGTCCCAGAGAACGACCACAACCTGTACAGCTGTGGACAACAGCCCAGACACTTGGTAGTTGGCAGGAACGTCACTGGGTACAA GTTGCGATACAAAGGGTACTTTGGAGGAGTGACAGCCTTGACTAAGGACCAGTTTCACCAAGTGAATGGCTTTTCAAACAATTACTGGGGATGGGGTGGGGAGGATGACGACCTTCGCATCAG GGTGGAGCTCCAGCACATGAAGATTATACGGCCACTCCCACTTGTAGCTCGCTATACTATGGTGTTTCATCAAAGAGATAGCGGCAACGAAATTAATAAAGACAG GATGCGCTTGCTAGGACAGACGTCTCAAGTCTGGAGAAAGGACGGCCTTAACTCCTGTTCCTACACTACTTTGTCAGTGGAGAGGCCACAACTTTACATTAATGTTACAGTGGACATTGGCAAACCGATGCATTGA
- the b4galt4 gene encoding beta-1,4-galactosyltransferase 4 isoform X2 → MGACTVISKFLRRCKFMILLLLSVSVLAWIATFASETVKAIQETPVSEKTADKNAEFLRGGDQYSLRSVSQVSSNPLSDTPPPKGSCPEKSPLLQGALNLTFEDSLTLKEVELENGRVAEGQYSPPDCLAQQKVAILIPHRNRERHLLYLLHHLHPFLQRQQLHYGIYVIHQAGEAKFNRAKLLNVGYLVALKDLDWDCFVFHDVDLVPENDHNLYSCGQQPRHLVVGRNVTGYKLRYKGYFGGVTALTKDQFHQVNGFSNNYWGWGGEDDDLRIR, encoded by the exons ATGGGTGCATGTACTGTGATTTCCAAGTTCTTGAGGAGGTGCAAGTTTATGATACTGTTGCTGCTGTCCGTCTCAGTTTTGGCTTGGATCGCCACTTTTGCGTCTGAAACCGTCAAAGCCATTCAGGAGACCCCTGTCTCAGAAAAGACGGCTGATAAAAATGCTGAGTTCCTGAGAGGAGGTGATCAATACTCCTTGAGATCAGTGAGTCAAGTCTCGTCCAATCCTCTCTCTGACACCCCACCCCCAAAAGGAAGCTGTCCAGAGAAGTCACCACTGCTTC AGGGAGCCCTGAATCTCACATTCGAGGACTCTCTAACGCTGAAGGAGGTGGAGCTTGAGAACGGCCGTGTGGCTGAGGGCCAGTACAGCCCTCCGGACTGCCTGGCCCAGCAGAAGGTGGCCATCCTCATCCCCCACCGTAACCGGGAGAGGCACCTCCTCTACCTCCTGCATCACCTGCACCCCTTCCTTCAGAGGCAACAGCTCCACTATGGCATCTATGTCATCCACCAG GCTGGAGAGGCAAAGTTCAACCGGGCCAAGCTTCTTAATGTGGGGTACTTGGTGGCACTCAAGGACTTGGATTGGGATTGCTTTGTTTTTCATGACGTGGATCTGGTCCCAGAGAACGACCACAACCTGTACAGCTGTGGACAACAGCCCAGACACTTGGTAGTTGGCAGGAACGTCACTGGGTACAA GTTGCGATACAAAGGGTACTTTGGAGGAGTGACAGCCTTGACTAAGGACCAGTTTCACCAAGTGAATGGCTTTTCAAACAATTACTGGGGATGGGGTGGGGAGGATGACGACCTTCGCATCAGGTGA